The Rattus rattus isolate New Zealand chromosome 1, Rrattus_CSIRO_v1, whole genome shotgun sequence genome includes a region encoding these proteins:
- the LOC116887209 gene encoding LOW QUALITY PROTEIN: olfactory receptor 2A12-like (The sequence of the model RefSeq protein was modified relative to this genomic sequence to represent the inferred CDS: inserted 1 base in 1 codon) translates to MCQVTHRIMXSLTASTMQLITLHNRSWVSEFILLGFSSDPMTNSILFLVFLLMYLSSVLGNGLIIMLVCLDTQLHTPMYFFLCTLSLLDMSYVTTTVPQMLVHLLAHSRTISFAGCWLQMYVFGAVGITECTFFVVMAYDRYVAICYPLRYTVILSWGLCIRLASGSWICGFSSSLLHTFFTMSLPYCGPKRVNHYLCEGPSVRSLACMDTHLIEMVDLVLSVFMIITPISLIVASYIHIAKAILKIKSTQGRCKAFSTCASHLTVVTLFYIPATYIYMRPNSSYSPEQDKQISLFYNAFTPLLNPVVYSLRNKDIKRAFLKVMVYGRWTCGPGW, encoded by the exons ATGTGTCAGGTGACACATAGAATAA GTTCTCTTACAGCCTCCACCATGCAGTTGATTACACTGCACAACCGAAGTTGGGTTTCAGAGTTCATCCTGCTTGGCTTCTCCAGTGACCCCATGACCAACAGcatcctcttccttgtcttccttctcATGTACCTGAGCTCAGTCCTGGGCAACGGGCTCATCATCATGCTGGTCTGTCTGGACACACAGCTGCACacgcccatgtacttcttcctctgtACCCTCTCCCTGTTGGATATGAGCTATGTCACCACCACCGTGCCCCAGATGTTGGTGCATCTTCTTGCTCACTCTCGGACCATTTCctttgctggctgctggctgcagaTGTATGTGTTTGGTGCCGTGGGTATAACTGAGTGCACCTTCTTTGTTGTCATGGCTTATGACCGGTATGTGGCCATTTGCTATCCACTGCGCTATACTGTCATCCTCAGCTGGGGCCTGTGCATACGGTTAGCATCAGGGTCTTGGATCTgtggtttctcttcctctttattgCATACTTTCTTCACCATGAGTCTGCCATATTGTGGGCCCAAAAGGGTCAACCACTACTTGTGCGAAGGTCCTTCAGTTCGTAGCCTGGCTTGCATGGATACCCACCTCATTGAGATGGTGGACCTGGTATTGAGTGTTTTTATGATTATCACTCCAATCTCCCTCATTGTGGCCTCCTACATTCACATTGCCAAGGCAATTCTGAAGATCAAGTCCACCCAGGGCCGCTGCAAGGCTTTCTCTACCTGTGCCTCCCACCTGACTGTGGTTACACTCTTCTACATTCCTGCTACTTACATCTACATGAGGCCTAACTCCAGCTACTCTCCTGAGCAAGACAAGCAGATCTCACTCTTTTACAATGCTTTCACACCCTTGCTCAACCCTGTGGTCTACAGTCTGAGAAACAAGGACATTAAAAGGGCATTTCTTAAGGTGATGGTTTATGGCAGGTGGACTTGTGGACCAGGATGGTGA